A DNA window from Thermosynechococcaceae cyanobacterium Okahandja contains the following coding sequences:
- a CDS encoding FHA domain-containing protein, with protein sequence MARPPDLEKQAWLVVRSQGIIVGKYHLAGKPFWKIGRSRECDVIINDPFISRHQATIELRPRSSDLIYLIRDAGSRNGTLINGTPITEERVLHHGDIIMMGDTDLTFRYSGTTPSVNTDLHELPHHTGGWGF encoded by the coding sequence ATGGCTCGTCCTCCCGATCTTGAGAAGCAAGCATGGTTAGTCGTCCGCTCCCAAGGAATCATTGTTGGCAAGTATCACTTAGCGGGTAAACCCTTTTGGAAAATTGGCCGCTCTCGGGAGTGCGATGTCATTATTAACGACCCCTTTATTTCCCGCCATCAAGCCACAATTGAGCTACGCCCCCGCAGCAGTGACTTAATTTACCTGATCCGGGACGCCGGAAGCCGCAATGGTACCCTAATTAACGGCACGCCAATTACCGAGGAGCGGGTGTTGCACCACGGCGACATTATTATGATGGGCGATACGGATCTAACCTTCCGCTACAGCGGCACAACACCGTCAGTGAACACTGATTTACATGAACTACCCCACCACACAGGCGGATGGGGCTTCTAA